From Hippoglossus stenolepis isolate QCI-W04-F060 chromosome 19, HSTE1.2, whole genome shotgun sequence, the proteins below share one genomic window:
- the LOC118098600 gene encoding suppressor of cytokine signaling 6, with product MKKISLKTIRKSLSIKGKEEGDFVMLQQPSVTPEFSKEESLFGGCYTKDPAGCDLGLEEDKGGQNKGRSKSESLMGSLKRRLSAKQKAKVKGGSSAIGSVDDDDTFSSSSVPISFTEGKAQRPLRSASLRSHHYSPSPWPLRSVNSDDSCIKMEVKVKAMVHSPSPSPSLNGVRKEFHDFQMEGLFQDQAESLKHLQQPQNGELHLNIDENDVPVVLGLTPQDYIQYTMPLDEGMYPEGSHSFCLDSSSPMEVVAEADNGSLHTDQGQEEHELVCEMPPDLFMETSVNSLLIGSAGVMLQSSRVEVPPPLSPLLPPMISNGHIPRTFSGFSSSDRQVAERVRHHLNFDPHSAPGVSRVYESVQSSGPMVVTSLTEELKKLARQGWYWGPITRWEAEEKLVNLADGSFLVRDSSDDRYLLSLSFRSQGKTLHTRIEHSNGRFSFYEQPDVEGHTSIVDLIEHSIRDSETGAFCYSRSRLPGSATYPVRLTNPVSRFMQVRSLQYLCRFVIRQYTRIDLIQKLPLPNKMKDYLQEKHY from the coding sequence ATGAAGAAGATAAGCCTTAAGACCATCCGCAAGTCCCTCAGCATTAAGGGCAAAGAGGAGGGTGACTTTGTCATGCTCCAGCAGCCCTCGGTGACTCCAGAGTTTTCGAAGGAAGAGTCACTATTTGGGGGCTGCTACACCAAAGACCCTGCTGGCTGCGACCTTGGTTTAGAGGAGGACAAGGGGGGTCAGAATAAGGGTCGCTCAAAGAGTGAGAGCCTGATGGGATCACTGAAGAGGAGGCTGTCTGCCAAGCAGAAGGCGAAAGTGAAAGGTGGCTCCTCTGCTATAGGCTCAGTGGATGATGATGACAcattctcatcctcctctgtgccGATCAGCTTCACCGAGGGGAAAGCCCAGAGACCCCTTAGATCTGCATCCTTACGAAGTCACCATTATAGCCCCTCACCGTGGCCTCTGCGATCAGTCAACTCTGATGATTCCTGTATTAAGATGGAGGTAAAAGTTAAAGCCATGGTTCACTCACCCAGCCCCAGTCCCAGCTTAAATGGTGTCCGGAAAGAATTTCATGATTTCCAGATGGAAGGGCTCTTTCAGGATCAAGCAGAATCCTTAAAACATCTCCAGCAGCCTCAAAACGGTGAGCTGCATCtaaatattgatgaaaatgatgtgcCTGTGGTGCTGGGGTTGACTCCCCAGGACTACATCCAGTACACAATGCCTTTAGATGAGGGAATGTACCCGGAAGGGTCCCACTCTTTCTGCCTGGACAGCTCCTCTCCTATGGAGGTGGTGGCTGAAGCAGACAATGGGTCCCTCCACACAGACCAGGGACAAGAGGAACATGAACTGGTGTGTGAAATGCCTCCGGATCTCTTCATGGAAACCTCAGTTAATAGTCTTCTCATCGGTTCCGCTGGTGTAATGCTCCAAAGCTCCAGAGTAGAGGTCCCgcctcccctctctccactCCTGCCACCCATGATAAGTAATGGACATATCCCTAGGACTTTTTCTGGGTTCAGTTCTTCAGACCGCCAGGTAGCTGAGAGAGTAAGACATCACCTCAACTTTGACCCACATTCAGCTCCTGGGGTCAGTCGGGTATATGAATCAGTCCAGAGTAGCGGGCCAATGGTCGTTACCAGCCTGacggaggagctgaagaagctggCAAGGCAGGGCTGGTACTGGGGCCCCATCACACGCTGGGAGGCAGAGGAAAAGCTAGTCAACTTGGCTGATGGCTCATTCCTAGTTCGAGACAGCTCAGATGACAGGTACCTGCTCAGCCTAAGTTTCAGGTCCCAGGGCAAAACCCTCCACACCCGCATCGAACACTCCAACGGGCGCTTCAGCTTCTACGAGCAGCCCGACGTTGAGGGACACACGTCCATTGTCGACTTAATCGAACACTCTatcagagactcagagactgGAGCCTTTTGCTATTCCAGGTCTCGCTTACCAGGGTCTGCAACCTACCCAGTCAGACTAACCAACCCAGTATCTCGGTTTATGCAAGTGCGCTCCCTGCAGTACCTTTGTCGCTTTGTCATTAGACAATACACAAGAATAGACCTAATCCAGAAACTGCCCTTACCTAACAAGATGAAAGATTATCTGCAGGAGAAGCActactga